The genomic region GCACTTGAATGAAAGCACTTTAGAAGTTTGTTTCTTGGAGGATTTATGCAATTAGGTAATCCAATCTCACTTGGAGATACTATATGTTTTTCTTTCCTCTtacaaatttatatatattttttccaaGACAGGTTGGAACATCATCAAATCAAAATGTACCTAGAGATGTTGCACAGCCAATCATTGGTCATCCATCGAACCATTGTTCTGCTGCTcaacttaaaggaactgaagatGTCTTCATTTCAGACAAGGTACTGTTGGGGACCCTAGATTGTTTGATGCATGTGTGAATATTCAGACCtaaaatttattattgttatgCTACTACTTTTTTCCCTTATTTTGATATGCAGTGGGGTGATATTTCTTCTGATGAGCTTAATGAAGCATTGATGCTTGAGGCTGCACTTTTTGGTGAGGCACCCACTCGCAGTTCTCAGAGAGTTTCACCTTTGCCTGATCTGCATCATCATCCAGAGAAAAATATCAATCCCAGTACGCAGCGTTTATCCAGTCCAATGTCACAATTATCAAGTGACACTCAGTTGCTAAGAAAAGAACAGGTTTTTTACATTCCTTCTTGCAATGGTTGTGAGATCAACGTTCATGAGTCATGACAGGATGCCATGACATGTCAATGTTTTGATGCAGGATGCTGCTTATCTAGCATCACTACGAGCTGATAAGCAGAAGGAATTGAACTCTTTAAAAGAAGCTGAAACTCATTGCCTGAGGGAAGAAAAATCGTTGAAAAAGATTCTTGAAACAAAGGTAGCACATTTATCTGAGTTAGTGACTTGTTGACTTTGGCCCTTCTATCCTATGGAGCTTTTTCAGTCCAATTTACTTTTTTCTTAAAGGATTGGATTTTCTGCTTtcttaaaacacaagtaattatAAAGAGTCTCTTTTTTCTTATGCTTATTGTTTTATAGTGTTTTAAGTTGCCACAATATTATATAATTGAGGTTTATGTCATTATCTTGGAGTTTGGATTTATTAGAAATTAGTTGAAGCAACTCAATTTTTAGCCATAGTTCTTGACTTAGTTGGGTGGATTGTGGTATGGGGTAGCAGTCTTAGGATTTGCAATTTTACTGAAAGATTTCTACTTGTGATTATATAAATGTTCTGTTTTCTTATTATTTAATGGGAGGATTTCTTGTCCTTCGATAATAAAACTTCACTGAGTCCTGTATTCCTTCTGGTTTCAGGAATTGGAAAAACAGCTTGATAATAAAGAAGTTAGGCTTTCGAAGGAACCACCAATAGATGATGAAAATGCAATTACTATAGTCGTTCGGATGCCAGATGGTAGTCGCAGTGAACGTCGCTTTCTCAAATCTGACAAGCTTCAGGTAACTGTTTAATTAGAGTATGAAGGCTGTAGCATTCTGAATTTGTGATGCTTGTTCTTTGCAATCGAATTCATTAtgcctttttttttaataatgggTGGAATCTATGTAGGGTGTAGTATATGTTTATATTTCTTCACAATCATATACATACTGCTCAACTCCAAAGATGAACATATACACTACAATCATATAATCTGTTTCCCACCAATCATTTTTCTTCTCGCATGGACTAAATGTCATATTTCTACCTTGTAGGCCCTTTTTGATTTCGTAGACATTCATGGAGCAGTGAAGCCTGGAACCTATAGAGTTGTAAGTGTTTCCTTCCTATATTTTGATTTACCTTATTTATGCCATGGCTTTTtacaattttgtcatttgaatgaACCTCAATTTTTGTTTACTTGGCGAAAAAGAACCACGAGTTATGGTTCATCAAACTACTGTTTGTTTATGTGATTCGTTAATTTTGTGTTCTTTCTGCACAATATATCCTGAAATACAAAGGTTGAAATGATGATGTCACATTTTTTTCCCATTTGGTTTTGATAAAACGCATTTTGAACCAAATTTATTGTTATTGGGACAGTATGTGTAGATCATCCTTTTTCATTTATCTAGATCATATGGTCTATGTGACTAAGATAAATAAAATGATCTTCAATCATTGCTTGGATACTTATACAGGTAAAGTCATACCCGCGATGCGCTTATAGCACCAAGGATGGCAAGTTAACTTTTAGTGAAGTTGGCCTTAGCAGCAAGAGTGAGGCATTGTTTCTGGAGTTTATTTAGCTTTCATCTAAGTTCCTGTAAGTACCCTGATCTGTATTTGTACATATAAAGTAGGACAAAACAAAACAGGATTTCTCACTTGGCAATATAGTGTAAAGAGGTTAACATTTGAGACATATATTCATTGGACACTGAGGGCCAATGGTATCTTTCTGTCTATACAAATCTCCTTACTAGCCTTTCAAATATTTTATTCGGATGGATGGCAGTTAGCAAAATGTGGTTGATCCTTTCATGATGATGTTCCGGAATCTCCTCTTGCATCAATCATTACAAATTTAGAGCGATTAGGTAGAGAAGAGTATATTACCAAAATGGTACTCCAAAGATTTTGATACTGATAAAAATATTCATTTTGATAATGATAAAAATATTCTAAAAGATGcgaaagacaaaaataatttcgaaagattttaaaatttgacaaaaacacCTAAACATAAAAGCATGACGTTATAGTgggtgtcaaattttaaaatcttatacaGGTTCTAcaagattta from Arachis ipaensis cultivar K30076 chromosome B02, Araip1.1, whole genome shotgun sequence harbors:
- the LOC107624874 gene encoding plant UBX domain-containing protein 9, with the translated sequence MASPSQNAVVYFMRVTGAPEFVARQRLEEYGGNVNEAINAHFLQLDSNVDNMPTQRQNLGGGGGGSPQYIQSNVNDNNQNRGWSRGVMPFLNAARRFRPSLLLDPNYRRELRDSYNGIGASSDNVPRTVSTSQNVTGNLHGTHDYHHNDYNLGQANTSKHVSDNDVEEALIQAAIEASKNDSRERSTWEQHGDVNGSLDDEIPRDHLQQEDDDLAHALSLSIKTAEEEEAVREFMVKEISKTQESNSSRSTMEVGTSSNQNVPRDVAQPIIGHPSNHCSAAQLKGTEDVFISDKWGDISSDELNEALMLEAALFGEAPTRSSQRVSPLPDLHHHPEKNINPSTQRLSSPMSQLSSDTQLLRKEQDAAYLASLRADKQKELNSLKEAETHCLREEKSLKKILETKELEKQLDNKEVRLSKEPPIDDENAITIVVRMPDGSRSERRFLKSDKLQALFDFVDIHGAVKPGTYRVVKSYPRCAYSTKDGKLTFSEVGLSSKSEALFLEFI